A region from the Alnus glutinosa chromosome 5, dhAlnGlut1.1, whole genome shotgun sequence genome encodes:
- the LOC133867804 gene encoding F-box/kelch-repeat protein At3g23880-like: MMLFLKIIDPESGPNNCISVVGSLPNKNQDPCFRVLLLTTMKKYNTWPSFSSPSETYSTSPDSIEYNSITFPKSPLYKKKKKTLLIHHLCVCWASNSLTKQHRNPKLMAKELPEDLVTEILVWLPIVSLLRFKCVSKSWYALITHQNFITKHLQHNNNRNILLDLHDKITEDPVVSTLSYETLQLSHTQPAPPSVFGIDKGSICIVGSCNGLVCLHYKLLHNFKVVIWNPATKETKVVLKSNLSRFPTVIDCIRFGFDAKTDDYKIINLLCPYDEPDSIRSEKMIQSEVYSLGADYWKQGDSPLCGTIDPFICGLNTYINGMASWEARVDDWEGVLSFDMSDEVFQKTQLPDDVLNSSERHFFLLNESIAMAVTILVDDGIWDGHMWELCFDIWLLHEVGVKDSWTKLFTIGPFKEIDRPLGLWKNETMFLVKWDKQLVLYDPLTKEMSNLQIGYGVTCWTNLVTYMETLVSIKHLKSRTDVDNDHLYISVPSVFQAA, encoded by the coding sequence ATGATGctctttctaaaaataattgacCCAGAAAGTGGCCCAAATAATTGCATTAGTGTCGTAGGATCGTTGCCCAACAAGAATCAAGATCCATGCTTTAGAGTATTACTACTTACAACAATGAAAAAGTACAACACGTGGCCTTCATTCAGCAGTCCTTCAGAAACCTATTCCACTTCCCCAGACAGCATAGAGTATAACTCGATTACTTTCCCAAAATCCcctctttataaaaaaaaaaaaaaaaccctgctAATTCATCATCTCTGTGTTTGTTGGGCATCGAACTCTTTAACCAAGCAACACAGAAATCCGAAGTTGATGGCCAAGGAATTGCCGGAAGACTTGGTGACAGAGATTCTGGTATGGCTTCCGATCGTCTCTCTACTCCGATTCAAGTGCGTCTCCAAATCCTGGTACGCTCTCATTACTCACCAAAACTTCATAACAAAACACCTCCAACACAACAACAACAGAAACATCCTCCTTGATTTGCACGACAAAATCACCGAAGATCCTGTTGTATCCACTCTTTCTTATGAAACGCTCCAACTATCCCATACACAACCTGCACCGCCATCGGTTTTTGGGATCGACAAGGGTAGTATTTGTATCGTGGGTTCTTGCAATGGTCTTGTTTGTCTCCACTACAAGTTATTACATAATTTCAAGGTTGTTATATGGAACCCTGCAACTAAAGAAACAAAGGTTGTCCTCAAATCAAACTTGTCCCGCTTCCCCACCGTAATTGATTGTATCAGATTTGGTTTTGATGCCAAAACTGATGACTACAAGATAATCAACCTTCTTTGTCCCTATGACGAACCTGACTCAATCCGAAGTGAAAAGATGATTCAAAGTGAGGTGTATAGCTTAGGTGCCGATTATTGGAAACAAGGCGATAGCCCCCTGTGTGGTACTATTGATCCTTTTATCTGTGGCTTGAACACATACATCAATGGGATGGCTTCTTGGGAGGCACGCGTTGATGATTGGGAGGGTGTTTTGTCATTTGACATGAGCGACGAGGTATTCCAAAAAACACAACTGCCCGATGATGTTTTGAATAGTAGTGAGAGACACTTTTTCTTGTTGAATGAATCTATTGCTATGGCAGTTACTATCCTGGTTGACGATGGTATCTGGGACGGCCACATGTGGGAGCTTTGCTTTGATATATGGTTGTTGCATGAAGTTGGTGTTAAGGACTCCTGGACTAAGCTTTTCACTATTGGACCGTTTAAAGAAATTGATCGACCATTAGGATTATGGAAGAATGAAACCATGTTCTTGGTAAAATGGGACAAACAGCTGGTCTTGTATGACCCCTTGACCAAAGAAATGAGTAATCTCCAAATTGGTTATGGAGTAACATGCTGGACAAATTTGGTTACTTACATGGAGACCCTAGTTTCTATCAAGCATTTGAAGAGCAGGACAGATGTTGACAATGACCATCTTTATATTTCAGTTCCAAGTGTGTTTCAAGCAGCATAG
- the LOC133869349 gene encoding F-box/kelch-repeat protein At3g06240-like gives MAKELPEDLVKQILVWLPIVSLLRFKCVCKSWYALITHQSFITKHLQHNNNNRNILLKMRDKITKDYVVSTLSYETLQLSHTQPAPPSVFAIDKSICIVGSCNGIVCLQDKSLHNFKVVIWNPATKETKIVLKSNLSRFPNVIDCIGFGFDAKTNDYKIINLLCPVHDFNSIPSEMIIQSEVYSLSADSWRRGDSPMCCTFDPYICGLNTYVNGMASWEARVDGWEGVLSFDMNNEVFLKTWLPDVLMVDGLNSWRHFFLLNESLAMAVTILVADGPDGAWNGKMWESCFDIWLLLEVGVKDSWTKLFTIGPFKEIERPLGFWKNETMFLVKWDKQLVLYDPMTKEISNLQIGYRVTRRTSLVTYMETLVSIKHLKSKTDVDNGHLSISVPSVFQAA, from the coding sequence ATGGCCAAGGAATTGCCCGAAGACTTGGTGAAACAGATTCTGGTGTGGCTTCCGATCGTCTCTCTATTGCGATTCAAGTGCGTCTGTAAATCCTGGTACGCTCTCATTACTCACCAAAGCTTCATAACAAAACACCTCcaacacaacaacaacaacagaaACATCCTCCTTAAAATGCGCGACAAAATCACCAAAGATTATGTTGTATCCACGCTTTCTTATGAAACGCTCCAACTATCCCATACACAACCTGCACCTCCATCGGTTTTTGCCATCGACAAGAGTATTTGTATTGTGGGTTCTTGCAATGGTATTGTTTGTCTCCAGGACAAGTCATTACATAATTTCAAGGTTGTTATATGGAACCCTGCAACTAAAGAAACAAAGATTGTCCTCAAATCAAACCTGTCCCGCTTCCCCAACGTAATTGATTGTATCGGATTTGGTTTTGATGCCAAAACTAATGACTACAAGATAATCAACCTTCTTTGTCCCGTTCACGACTTTAACTCAATCCCAAGTGAAATGATAATCCAAAGTGAGGTATATAGCTTAAGTGCCGATTCTTGGAGACGAGGCGATAGCCCCATGTGTTGTACTTTTGATCCTTATATCTGTGGCTTGAACACATACGTCAATGGGATGGCTTCTTGGGAGGCACGTGTTGATGGTTGGGAGGGTGTTTTGTCATTTGACATGAACAACGAGGTATTCCTAAAAACATGGCTGCCAGATGTTTTGATGGTTGATGGTTTGAATAGTTGGAGACACTTTTTCTTGTTGAATGAATCTCTTGCTATGGCAGTTACTATCCTGGTTGCAGATGGACCAGATGGTGCCTGGAACGGCAAAATGTGGGAGAGTTGCTTTGATATATGGTTGTTGCTTGAAGTTGGTGTTAAGGACTCCTGGACTAAGCTTTTCACTATTGGACCGTTTAAAGAAATTGAACGACCATTAGGATTCTGGAAGAATGAAACCATGTTCTTGGTAAAATGGGACAAACAGCTGGTCTTGTATGACCCCATGACCAAAGAAATAAGTAATCTCCAAATTGGTTATAGAGTAACACGCCGGACAAGTTTGGTTACTTACATGGAGACCCTAGTTTCTATCAAGCATTTGAAGAGCAAGACAGATGTTGACAATGGCCATCTTTCTATTTCAGTTCCAAGTGTGTTTCAAGCAGCATAG